Proteins from a single region of Mytilus trossulus isolate FHL-02 chromosome 2, PNRI_Mtr1.1.1.hap1, whole genome shotgun sequence:
- the LOC134705132 gene encoding uncharacterized protein LOC134705132 produces the protein MNKNGRAGSVMSNRERQMSVLNHSWLQQYPTWLFNQEYSGVFEPLPNHLGARLMFYLHCVYRVLDIRDADSIEDLIDYEHHIKLSSQDIDKLIILAIALSPDRLVNKCFFENDEKCGGLINEFYHKHELSNEIKIPDFVQIGVDQRSVYNTMCFKHQFLQDNYYAPLNFYKTRIRHIYEAISMCRSKNDTSKSRQKNDDINACFCSIL, from the coding sequence ATGAACAAAAATGGGCGAGCAGGTTCTGTTATGTCAAATAGAGAAAGGCAAATGTCAGTGTTGAATCATTCCTGGTTGCAGCAGTATCCAACCTGGCTTTTCAATCAAGAGTATTCAGGAGTATTTGAGCCGCTACCAAATCATCTTGGAGCACGTCTTATGTTTTATCTACATTGTGTATATAGAGTGTTGGACATAAGAGATGCTGATAGTATCGAAGACTTAATAGACTATGAACATCATATCAAACTTTCATCACAGGACATTGACAAACTGATCATTTTAGCAATAGCCCTATCACCAGACCGATTAGTGAACAAGTGcttttttgaaaatgatgaaaaatgcGGAGGattgataaatgaattttacCATAAACATGAACTTTCTAACGAAATAAAGATTCCAGATTTTGTGCAGATTGGAGTAGACCAGCGGTCTGTTTATAACACTATGTGTTTCAAACATCAGTTCCTCCAAGATAATTATTATGCTCCAttgaatttttacaaaactaGAATACGACACATTTATGAGGCTATAAGCATGTGTAGGAGTAAAAATGATACATCTAAAAGTAGGCAAAAAAACGATGATATAAATGCCTGTTTCTGTAGTATTTTATAA
- the LOC134707258 gene encoding L-proline trans-4-hydroxylase-like codes for MNIGSVYRFTEPFKLSEQMYNDYHENGYLIIRNMLDKVEINKIEKCVTGEKFMENKYSLEDKDNKIIRVVWRHPGTDVTGIVSRSEKIVNSCEKLLDGEVYHYHAKLIMKEPEVSGPIYWHQDYGYWYHYGNLFPDLLTVWVAVDPSTIENGCLEVLAGSNKCGRLDHHVDDGQNQVAELSRLESIKERCPHVKAEMEKGDVLFLHSNTLHYSSPNRSKMRRIGFLMCYNKASNESVMEHHHAQYTPIQKVPDSAIKECTNFTDMSGKEFQHPNTNTTMIGRKDQSH; via the exons ATGAATATTGGATCAG TTTACAGATTCACTGAGCCTTTTAAGCTTTCAGAACAAATGTACAATGACTATCATGAAAATGGATATCTTATCATACG GAATATGCTTGACAAAGTGGAGattaacaaaattgagaaaTGTGTGACCGGAGAGAAGTTTATGGAGAACAAATACTCG CTAGAAGATAAGGATAATAAGATAATACGAGTGGTTTGGAGACATCCGGGTACTGACGTCACTGGAATTGTATCTAGATCAGAGAAGATTGTAAACAGTTGTGAAAAG TTGCTTGATGGTGAAGTGTATCACTACCATGCTAAGTTAATTATGAAGGAACCTGAAGTGTCTGGTCCTATATACTGGCATCAGGATTACGG ctATTGGTATCATTACGGTAACCTTTTTCCTGACTTGCTGACTGTTTGGGTTGCAGTTGATCCCAGCACAATAGAAAACGGATGTCTGGAG GTTTTAGCAGGATCCAATAAATGTGGACGGTTAGATCACCACGTTGATGATGGACAAAATCAAGTTGCCGAACTGTCACGTTTAGAATCTATTAAGGAGAGATGCCCTCATGTGAAAGCTGAGATGGAGAAAG GAGATGTTTTGTTCCTCCATTCCAATACACTACACTACAGCAGTCCGAATCGTAGTAAGATGAGAAGGATTGGATTCCTGATGTGTTACAACAAAGCCTCTAATGAATCCGTCATGGAACATCATCATGCTCAATATACCCCCATACAGAAG GTGCCAGATTCTGCAATCAAGGAATGTACCAATTTTACAGATATGTCGGGAAAGGAATTTCAACAtccaaatacaaatacaacaatGATTGGTAGGAAAGATCAATCTCACTAA
- the LOC134707257 gene encoding L-proline trans-4-hydroxylase-like isoform X2, with protein sequence MYDDYHENGFLIIRHMFDKDEIDKIEICVTSEQFMENRYSLEDKENKIVRVQWKHPGSDITGIAARSEKIVNTCEKLLNGEVYHYHSKLILKDPKVSGAIYWHQDYGYWYHYGNLFPDMMTVWVAVDPSTKENGCLEVLARSNKCGRLDHHVYDGQNQIADESRLQSIKERCPHIYAVMERGDVLFLHSNTLHYSSPNRSKMRRLGFLMCYNKATNDSVIKHHHAQYTPIKKVPDSAMKECSNFTDFSGKEFEHPSTNTTMIGRKDLSH encoded by the exons ATGTATGATGACTATCATGAAAATGGTTTCCTGATTATACG acaTATGTTTGATAAAGAcgaaatagataaaattgaaatatgtgtCACTTCAGAGCAGTTTATGGAGAACCGTTACTCG TTAGAAGACAAGGAAAATAAGATCGTTCGAGTTCAGTGGAAACATCCAGGTAGTGACATCACTGGTATTGCAGCAAGATCAGAGAAAATTGTTAACACTTGTGAGAAG TTATTAAACGGCGAAGTTTATCATTATCATTCCAAATTAATCCTGAAGGATCCCAAGGTCTCCGGTGCAATATATTGGCATCAAGATTATGG ATATTGGTATCATTATGGAAACCTTTTCCCTGATATGATGACTGTTTGGGTGGCAGTAGATCCAAGCACGAAAGAAAACGGTTGTTTAGAG GTTTTAGCCAGATCTAATAAATGTGGACGTTTAGATCATCATGTTTATGATGGACAAAATCAAATTGCCGACGAATCTCGACTGCAATCTATCAAAGAAAGATGCCCACACATTTATGCTGTGATGGAAAGAG GAGATGTTCTTTTTCTCCACTCGAATACGTTGCATTATAGCAGTCCTAACAGAAGTAAGATGAGAAGGCTTGGATTCTTGATGTGTTACAACAAGGCAACTAATGACTCCGTCATAAAGCATCACCATGCTCAGTACACGCCAATAAAAAAA gTTCCAGATTCAGCAATGAAAGAATGTTCAAACTTTACAGATTTTTCGGGAAAAGAATTCGAACATCCCTCCACAAACACAACGATGATCGGAAGAAAGGACTTATCACACTGA
- the LOC134707257 gene encoding L-proline trans-4-hydroxylase-like isoform X1, with protein MSVGSDYKFSEPFKLTDQMYDDYHENGFLIIRHMFDKDEIDKIEICVTSEQFMENRYSLEDKENKIVRVQWKHPGSDITGIAARSEKIVNTCEKLLNGEVYHYHSKLILKDPKVSGAIYWHQDYGYWYHYGNLFPDMMTVWVAVDPSTKENGCLEVLARSNKCGRLDHHVYDGQNQIADESRLQSIKERCPHIYAVMERGDVLFLHSNTLHYSSPNRSKMRRLGFLMCYNKATNDSVIKHHHAQYTPIKKVPDSAMKECSNFTDFSGKEFEHPSTNTTMIGRKDLSH; from the exons ATGAGTGTTGGATCAG ATTACAAATTCAGCGAGCCTTTTAAACTGACGGATCAAATGTATGATGACTATCATGAAAATGGTTTCCTGATTATACG acaTATGTTTGATAAAGAcgaaatagataaaattgaaatatgtgtCACTTCAGAGCAGTTTATGGAGAACCGTTACTCG TTAGAAGACAAGGAAAATAAGATCGTTCGAGTTCAGTGGAAACATCCAGGTAGTGACATCACTGGTATTGCAGCAAGATCAGAGAAAATTGTTAACACTTGTGAGAAG TTATTAAACGGCGAAGTTTATCATTATCATTCCAAATTAATCCTGAAGGATCCCAAGGTCTCCGGTGCAATATATTGGCATCAAGATTATGG ATATTGGTATCATTATGGAAACCTTTTCCCTGATATGATGACTGTTTGGGTGGCAGTAGATCCAAGCACGAAAGAAAACGGTTGTTTAGAG GTTTTAGCCAGATCTAATAAATGTGGACGTTTAGATCATCATGTTTATGATGGACAAAATCAAATTGCCGACGAATCTCGACTGCAATCTATCAAAGAAAGATGCCCACACATTTATGCTGTGATGGAAAGAG GAGATGTTCTTTTTCTCCACTCGAATACGTTGCATTATAGCAGTCCTAACAGAAGTAAGATGAGAAGGCTTGGATTCTTGATGTGTTACAACAAGGCAACTAATGACTCCGTCATAAAGCATCACCATGCTCAGTACACGCCAATAAAAAAA gTTCCAGATTCAGCAATGAAAGAATGTTCAAACTTTACAGATTTTTCGGGAAAAGAATTCGAACATCCCTCCACAAACACAACGATGATCGGAAGAAAGGACTTATCACACTGA
- the LOC134707259 gene encoding putative peptidyl-prolyl cis-trans isomerase dodo, whose translation MSDVPEGWERKISRSNNKEYFLNIYTKESQWDMPTAPAKQQSATVQASHLLVKHRDSRRPSSWREENITRSKEEAIKILEGYREQIVSGEKQFAELASQYSDCSSAKRGGDLGPFGRGQMQKPFEDATYSLDIGEMSEIISTDSGVHIILRTA comes from the exons ATGTCAGACGTTCCAGAAGGATGGGAAAGGAAAATAAGTCGCTCAAATa ataaggagtactttttgaatatttacacAAAAGAAAGTCAATGGGACATGCCTACAGCCCCTGCCAAACAGCAAAGCGCAACTGTTCAGGCTTCACACTTACTTGTCAAGCATAGAGATTCTAGAAGACCATCATCATGGAGGGAAGAAAACATCACCAGATCAAAAGAAGAAGCTATAAAAATACTTGAGG GCTATAGGGAACAAATTGTTTCTGGTGAAAAGCAATTTGCAGAACTAGCTTCACAGTACAGTGATTGTAGCTCAGCAAAGCGTGGTGGTGATCTTGGACCGTTTGGTAGGGGTCAGATGCAGAAACCATTTGAAGATGCTACATATAGTTTAGATATCGGAGAAATGAGTGAAATAATCTCAACAGATTCAGGAGTTCATATTATTTTAAGAACTGCTTAA